Proteins encoded within one genomic window of Streptomyces sp. NBC_01314:
- the nuoL gene encoding NADH-quinone oxidoreductase subunit L — MENLIALLVAAPLLGAAVLLCGGRRLDAVGHWIGTALAAASFVIGVVLFADMLGKDAEHREMGQYLFSWIPVEGFQADVAFQLDQLSMTFVLLITGVGSLIHVYSIGYMEHDERRRRFFGYLNLFLAAMLLLVLADNYLLLYVGWEGVGLASYLLIGFWQHKPSAATAAKKAFLVNRVGDVGLSIAIMLMFTTFGTFAFGPVLEATGETSEGKLTAIALMLLLAACGKSAQVPLQSWLGDAMEGPTPVSALIHAATMVTAGVYLIVRSANIFNGAPDAQLVTTVVGAVTLLFGAIVGCAKDDIKKALAGSTMSQIGYMVLAAGLGPIGYVFAIMHLVTHGFFKAGLFLGAGSVMHGMNDEVDMRKYGGLRKYMPVTFVTFGLGYLAIIGFPGLSGFFSKDKIIEAAFAKGGTEGWILGGVALLGAAITAFYMTRVMLMTFFGEKRWQPDEHGHDPHPHESPRVMTIPMIVLAVGSVFGGAYFSIGDRFLHWLEPVTGHKHGNPPISALTVTISTVAVMVIGVGLAWLQYGRKPVPVVAPRGSLLTRAARRDLLQDDFNHVVLVRGGEHLTRSLVYVDHTLVDGVVNGTAASMGGLSGRLRRIQNGYARSYAVSMFGGAAILIAATLLMRAV, encoded by the coding sequence GTGGAGAACCTGATTGCGCTGCTGGTCGCGGCGCCCCTGCTCGGAGCGGCCGTCCTGTTGTGCGGTGGCCGGCGGCTCGACGCCGTCGGCCACTGGATCGGCACTGCCCTCGCCGCCGCCTCCTTCGTCATCGGCGTCGTCCTCTTCGCCGACATGCTCGGCAAGGACGCCGAACACCGCGAGATGGGCCAGTACCTGTTCAGCTGGATCCCCGTCGAGGGCTTCCAGGCGGACGTCGCCTTCCAGCTCGACCAGCTGTCGATGACGTTCGTCCTGCTGATCACCGGAGTCGGCTCGCTCATCCATGTGTACTCCATCGGGTACATGGAGCACGACGAGCGCCGACGCCGCTTCTTCGGCTATCTGAACCTGTTCCTCGCGGCGATGCTGCTGCTCGTCCTCGCCGACAACTACCTGCTGCTGTACGTCGGCTGGGAGGGCGTGGGCCTCGCCTCGTACCTGCTGATCGGCTTCTGGCAGCACAAGCCCAGCGCCGCCACCGCCGCGAAGAAGGCCTTCCTGGTCAACCGCGTCGGCGACGTGGGCCTGTCCATCGCCATCATGCTGATGTTCACCACCTTCGGGACGTTCGCCTTCGGGCCGGTCCTGGAGGCCACCGGTGAGACCAGCGAGGGCAAGCTGACCGCCATCGCCCTGATGCTGCTGCTCGCCGCCTGCGGCAAGTCCGCCCAGGTGCCGCTGCAGTCCTGGCTCGGGGACGCCATGGAGGGCCCGACCCCCGTCTCGGCCCTCATCCACGCCGCGACCATGGTCACCGCGGGCGTCTACCTGATCGTCCGCTCCGCCAACATCTTCAACGGCGCCCCGGACGCGCAGCTCGTCACCACCGTCGTCGGCGCGGTCACGCTCCTCTTCGGTGCGATCGTCGGTTGCGCGAAGGACGACATCAAGAAGGCCCTCGCAGGCTCGACGATGTCGCAGATCGGCTACATGGTGCTCGCCGCGGGCCTCGGCCCCATCGGCTACGTCTTCGCGATCATGCACCTGGTGACGCACGGCTTCTTCAAGGCCGGGCTCTTCCTCGGCGCAGGCTCGGTCATGCACGGCATGAACGACGAGGTCGACATGCGCAAGTACGGCGGCCTGCGGAAGTACATGCCGGTCACCTTCGTCACCTTCGGCCTCGGCTACCTCGCCATCATCGGCTTCCCCGGTCTGTCCGGCTTCTTCTCCAAGGACAAGATCATCGAGGCGGCCTTCGCCAAGGGCGGCACCGAGGGCTGGATCCTCGGCGGCGTGGCCCTGCTGGGCGCGGCCATCACCGCGTTCTACATGACGCGCGTGATGCTGATGACGTTCTTCGGCGAGAAGCGCTGGCAGCCCGACGAGCACGGCCACGATCCGCACCCGCACGAGTCGCCCAGGGTCATGACGATCCCCATGATCGTGCTGGCCGTCGGATCGGTCTTCGGCGGCGCGTACTTCAGCATCGGTGACCGGTTCCTCCACTGGCTGGAGCCCGTCACCGGCCACAAGCACGGCAACCCGCCGATCAGCGCCCTGACGGTGACGATCTCCACGGTCGCCGTGATGGTCATCGGCGTCGGCCTCGCCTGGCTCCAGTACGGGCGCAAGCCCGTCCCCGTCGTCGCCCCGCGCGGGTCGCTGCTCACCCGGGCCGCCCGGCGCGACCTCCTTCAGGACGACTTCAACCACGTAGTCCTCGTACGCGGCGGAGAGCACCTCACACGCTCCCTCGTCTACGTCGACCACACCCTGGTCGACGGCGTCGTCAACGGCACGGCGGCCTCGATGGGCGGCCTCTCCGGGCGGCTGCGCCGGATCCAGAACGGCTATGCCCGGTCGTACGCGGTCTCGATGTTCGGCGGTGCTGCGATCCTCATCGCCGCGACCCTGCTGATGAGGGCGGTCTGA
- the nuoK gene encoding NADH-quinone oxidoreductase subunit NuoK codes for MNPVNYLYLAALLFTIGATGVLIRRNAIVVFMCIELMLNACNLTLVAFSRMHGNLDGQIIAFFTMVVAAAEVVVGLAIIVSLFRSRHSASVDDASLMKL; via the coding sequence GTGAATCCCGTCAACTACCTGTATCTCGCCGCCCTGCTGTTCACGATCGGCGCCACCGGTGTCCTGATCAGGCGGAACGCGATCGTGGTGTTCATGTGCATCGAGCTGATGCTCAACGCCTGCAATCTCACGCTGGTCGCCTTCTCCCGGATGCACGGCAATCTCGACGGCCAGATCATCGCCTTCTTCACGATGGTCGTCGCCGCCGCGGAGGTCGTGGTCGGACTCGCGATCATCGTGTCGCTGTTCCGGTCCCGCCACTCGGCCTCGGTCGACGACGCCAGCCTGATGAAGCTGTAA
- a CDS encoding NADH-quinone oxidoreductase subunit J: MSSQLAAYTTSTGEAFQFWVLGTVAVIGALCTVFMKRAVHSALCLAATMIILAVFYLANGAYFLGIVQIVVYTGAIMMLFLFVVMLVGVTAADSLKETIKGQRWLALLCGLGFGILLIAGIGNASLTEFTGLGTANAGGNVEGLAALIFTDYVFAFELTGALLITAAVGAMVLTHRERTERPKTQRELAEERVREGKHLPPLPAPGVYARHNAVDIPGLLPDGTPSELTVSKTLRDRGQVRDVSTEALNDLKALEQRAEDRLERTNSGNGGKRGEASK, from the coding sequence ATGAGCTCGCAACTCGCCGCCTACACCACCTCCACCGGTGAGGCCTTCCAGTTCTGGGTGCTCGGCACGGTCGCCGTGATCGGCGCCCTGTGCACCGTCTTCATGAAGAGGGCCGTGCACAGCGCGCTCTGCCTCGCCGCCACCATGATCATCCTGGCGGTGTTCTACCTCGCCAACGGCGCCTACTTCCTGGGCATCGTGCAGATCGTCGTCTACACCGGCGCGATCATGATGCTGTTCCTGTTCGTGGTGATGCTCGTCGGCGTCACCGCGGCGGACTCCCTGAAGGAGACCATCAAGGGCCAGCGCTGGCTGGCCCTCCTCTGCGGCCTCGGGTTCGGCATCCTGCTGATCGCGGGCATCGGCAACGCCTCGCTGACGGAGTTCACCGGCCTCGGCACGGCGAACGCGGGCGGGAACGTGGAGGGCCTCGCGGCCCTGATCTTCACCGACTACGTGTTCGCCTTCGAACTCACCGGCGCCCTGCTCATCACGGCCGCCGTCGGTGCCATGGTCCTCACCCACCGCGAGCGCACCGAGCGCCCCAAGACCCAGCGGGAGCTGGCCGAAGAGCGCGTACGCGAGGGCAAGCACCTCCCGCCGCTGCCGGCCCCCGGCGTCTACGCCCGGCACAACGCGGTCGACATCCCGGGCCTGCTGCCCGACGGCACGCCGTCCGAGCTGACCGTCAGCAAGACGCTGCGGGACCGGGGTCAGGTCCGCGACGTGTCGACGGAGGCGCTCAACGACCTCAAGGCCCTGGAGCAGCGCGCCGAGGACCGCCTGGAGCGCACCAACAGCGGGAACGGCGGCAAGCGCGGGGAGGCGTCGAAGTGA
- the nuoI gene encoding NADH-quinone oxidoreductase subunit NuoI — protein MAEEPKETKPGFQNPVAGFGVTFKAMFKKRLTEQYPEQPKTTAPRFHGRHQLNRHPDGLEKCIGCELCAWACPADAIYVEGADNTDEERYSPGERYGRVYQINYARCILCGLCIEACPTRALTMTNEFELADSSRANLIYTKEQLLAGLEEGMVDSPHSIFPGTDEQDYYRGLVTEAAPGTVRQVAASKGEKPEEEGVQA, from the coding sequence ATGGCTGAGGAGCCGAAGGAGACCAAGCCCGGTTTCCAGAACCCCGTCGCCGGCTTCGGCGTGACCTTCAAGGCCATGTTCAAGAAGCGGCTGACCGAGCAGTACCCCGAGCAGCCCAAGACCACGGCCCCACGGTTCCACGGCCGGCACCAGCTCAACCGCCATCCGGACGGCCTGGAGAAGTGCATCGGCTGCGAGCTGTGCGCCTGGGCGTGTCCCGCCGACGCCATCTACGTGGAGGGCGCCGACAACACGGACGAGGAGCGCTACTCGCCGGGCGAGCGGTACGGCCGCGTCTACCAGATCAACTACGCCCGCTGCATCCTGTGCGGCCTGTGCATCGAGGCGTGCCCCACGCGGGCGCTCACGATGACCAACGAGTTCGAACTGGCGGACAGCAGCCGCGCCAACCTCATCTACACCAAGGAGCAGCTGCTCGCCGGTCTTGAGGAGGGCATGGTCGACTCGCCCCACTCGATCTTCCCGGGCACCGACGAGCAGGACTACTACCGGGGGCTGGTCACCGAGGCCGCGCCCGGCACGGTGCGCCAGGTCGCCGCCTCCAAGGGCGAGAAGCCCGAAGAGGAGGGGGTCCAGGCATGA
- the nuoH gene encoding NADH-quinone oxidoreductase subunit NuoH — protein MSLYLAAEDLSMFGRDPWWLVVVKAVFCFAFLMITVLFSIVWERKVVAWMQLRIGPNRHGPWGMLQSLADGVKLMLKEDLIVKRADTVVYVLAPIVAAIPAFMAIAVIPFGPAGNEISIFGQRTTMQLTDLPIAMLYILAVASVGIYGIVLAGWSSGSTYPLLGGLRSAAQMISYEIAMGAAFASVFLYSGSMSTSAIVEAQQDRWYIVLLPVSFVIYIITMVGETNRAPFDMPESEGDLVGGFNTEYSSIKFALFMLAEYVNMVTVSAVSVTLFLGGWRAPWPISTFWEGANHGWWPMLWFVVKVQLLLFFFIWLRGTLPRVRYDQLMKLGWKILLPVSVVWLMLVATVRTLRNENYDFAEIALYVAGAVIVLFLLSVVADIFRDRREAQDQPAEPAGFDPMAGGFPVPPLPGQTLPPVPRRRPRRERELVVSGGSDTDSDGSSNGKEASDG, from the coding sequence ATGAGCTTGTACCTCGCCGCTGAAGACCTCTCGATGTTCGGCCGCGACCCCTGGTGGCTGGTCGTCGTCAAGGCGGTGTTCTGCTTCGCCTTCCTGATGATCACCGTGCTGTTCTCCATCGTGTGGGAACGCAAGGTCGTCGCCTGGATGCAGCTGCGCATCGGCCCCAACCGGCACGGCCCCTGGGGCATGCTCCAGTCGCTCGCCGACGGCGTCAAACTGATGCTCAAGGAAGACCTCATCGTCAAACGCGCGGACACGGTCGTCTACGTCCTCGCGCCGATCGTGGCGGCCATCCCGGCCTTCATGGCGATCGCGGTGATCCCCTTCGGCCCGGCCGGCAACGAGATCTCGATCTTCGGCCAGCGCACCACGATGCAGCTCACCGACCTGCCGATCGCGATGCTCTACATCCTCGCGGTCGCCTCGGTCGGCATCTACGGCATCGTGCTCGCGGGCTGGAGCTCCGGCTCCACCTACCCGCTGCTCGGCGGCCTGCGCTCCGCAGCGCAGATGATCTCCTACGAGATCGCCATGGGCGCCGCGTTCGCCTCGGTCTTCCTCTACTCGGGGTCGATGTCGACGTCGGCGATCGTGGAGGCGCAACAGGACCGCTGGTACATCGTCCTGCTGCCGGTCTCCTTCGTCATCTACATCATCACGATGGTCGGCGAGACCAACCGCGCCCCGTTCGACATGCCGGAGTCCGAGGGCGACCTGGTCGGCGGCTTCAACACCGAGTACTCGTCGATCAAGTTCGCGCTGTTCATGCTCGCCGAGTACGTCAACATGGTGACCGTCTCGGCCGTGTCGGTGACGCTCTTCCTCGGCGGCTGGCGGGCCCCCTGGCCCATCAGCACCTTCTGGGAGGGCGCCAACCACGGCTGGTGGCCGATGCTCTGGTTCGTGGTGAAGGTGCAGCTGCTGCTGTTCTTCTTCATCTGGCTGCGCGGCACCCTCCCGCGCGTCCGCTACGACCAGCTGATGAAGCTCGGCTGGAAGATCCTCCTCCCGGTCTCCGTGGTCTGGCTGATGCTCGTCGCGACCGTACGGACCCTCAGGAACGAGAACTACGACTTCGCCGAGATCGCCCTGTACGTCGCCGGCGCCGTCATCGTGCTGTTCCTGCTCTCCGTCGTCGCCGATATTTTCCGCGACCGGCGCGAGGCACAGGACCAGCCCGCCGAACCGGCCGGCTTCGACCCGATGGCCGGCGGATTCCCCGTACCGCCCCTGCCCGGACAGACCCTCCCGCCGGTGCCGCGCAGGCGTCCGCGCCGGGAGCGGGAGCTGGTTGTCAGTGGTGGGTCCGATACTGACAGTGACGGATCTTCGAATGGGAAGGAGGCGTCCGATGGCTGA
- a CDS encoding NADH-quinone oxidoreductase subunit G, giving the protein MTVTTGAPSGGGEAAVPPEDLVSLTIDGIDISVPKGTLVIRAAEQLGVEIPRFCDHPLLDPVGACRQCIVEVEGQRKPMASCTITCTDGMVVKTHLTSPVAEKAQKGVMELLLINHPLDCPVCDKGGECPLQNQAMSHGHSESRFEGRKRTYEKPVPISTQVLLDRERCVLCARCTRFSDQVAGDPMIELLERGALQQVGTGEGDPFESYFSGNTIQICPVGALTSAAYRFRSRPFDLVSSPSVCEHCSGGCATRTDHRRGKVMRRLAANDPEVNEEWICDKGRFGFRYAQRPDRLTTPLVRNAEGVLEPASWPEALEAAARGLLAARGRTGVLTGGRLTVEDAYAYSKFARVALDTNDIDFRARVHSGEEADFLAARVAGRGRDLDGTGVTYAFLEKAPAVLLVGFEAEEEAPGVFLRLRKAWRKHKQQVFSLATHATRGLEKAGGTLLPAAPGTETEWLDALASGFGLDDNGAKAAEALRTEGAVIVVGERFAAVAGGLTAAVRAASLTGAKMVWIPRRAGERAAVEAGALPSVLPGGRPATDPRARAEVAAAWGVAELPTRYGRDTGQIVEAAATGELGALVVAGVEVADLPDPPRAREALSAVGFLVSLELRPSEVTDRADVVLPVAAVAEKAGTFVNWEGRVRMFEAALKPDQMTRRVAPTDGRVLQMLADAMDVHLGLPDLRTTRAELDRLGAWDGARAHEPVEVAAGLPRPAAGEAVLAGHRLLLDQGRLQDGDEALAGTRHAARARVSAATAAESGVKNGDVLAVSGPAGVVELPLLITEMPDRVVWLPLNSTGSGVASDTGALPGALVRIGPATLAAEAPEEVEA; this is encoded by the coding sequence ATGACCGTGACCACCGGCGCTCCCTCCGGGGGCGGGGAGGCGGCGGTCCCGCCGGAAGATCTCGTCTCGCTGACCATCGACGGCATCGACATCAGCGTGCCCAAGGGCACCCTGGTGATCCGGGCCGCCGAACAACTCGGCGTCGAGATCCCCCGCTTCTGCGACCACCCCCTCCTCGACCCGGTCGGCGCCTGCCGTCAGTGCATCGTCGAGGTCGAGGGCCAGCGCAAGCCCATGGCGTCCTGCACCATCACCTGCACGGACGGGATGGTCGTCAAGACCCACCTCACCTCGCCGGTCGCGGAGAAGGCCCAGAAGGGTGTGATGGAGCTTCTGCTCATCAACCACCCGCTGGACTGCCCCGTCTGCGACAAGGGCGGCGAGTGCCCCCTGCAGAACCAGGCCATGTCGCACGGCCACTCCGAGTCCCGCTTCGAGGGCCGCAAGCGGACCTACGAGAAGCCCGTGCCGATCTCCACGCAGGTGCTGCTCGACCGTGAGCGGTGCGTGCTGTGCGCCCGCTGCACCCGGTTCTCCGACCAGGTCGCAGGCGACCCGATGATCGAACTGCTCGAGCGCGGCGCGCTCCAGCAGGTCGGCACCGGCGAGGGCGACCCCTTCGAGTCGTACTTCTCCGGCAACACCATCCAGATCTGCCCGGTGGGCGCGCTGACCTCGGCGGCGTACCGATTCCGCTCCCGCCCGTTCGACCTCGTCTCCTCGCCGTCCGTCTGCGAGCACTGTTCCGGCGGCTGCGCGACCCGCACCGACCACCGGCGCGGCAAGGTCATGCGGCGGCTCGCGGCAAACGACCCCGAGGTCAACGAGGAGTGGATCTGCGACAAGGGGCGGTTCGGGTTCCGGTACGCGCAGCGTCCGGACCGGCTGACCACCCCCCTCGTCCGCAACGCGGAGGGTGTCCTGGAGCCCGCGTCCTGGCCGGAGGCCCTTGAGGCCGCCGCCCGGGGGCTTCTCGCCGCGCGCGGCCGGACCGGTGTGCTGACCGGCGGCCGGCTCACCGTCGAGGACGCCTACGCGTACAGCAAGTTCGCGCGCGTGGCCCTCGACACGAACGACATCGACTTCCGCGCGCGCGTGCACAGCGGCGAGGAGGCCGACTTCCTGGCGGCCCGGGTCGCCGGACGCGGCCGCGACCTCGACGGTACGGGCGTCACGTACGCCTTCCTGGAGAAGGCGCCCGCGGTCCTGCTGGTCGGGTTCGAGGCGGAGGAGGAGGCGCCCGGCGTCTTCCTCCGGCTGCGCAAGGCCTGGCGCAAGCACAAGCAACAGGTCTTCTCACTGGCCACGCACGCCACGCGCGGCCTGGAGAAGGCCGGCGGCACGCTGCTGCCCGCCGCGCCCGGCACCGAGACCGAGTGGCTGGACGCCCTCGCGAGCGGCTTCGGGCTGGACGACAACGGCGCCAAGGCCGCCGAGGCGCTGCGTACCGAGGGCGCGGTGATCGTCGTCGGGGAGCGGTTCGCGGCCGTGGCGGGCGGGCTCACCGCCGCCGTGCGGGCCGCTTCGCTGACCGGCGCGAAGATGGTGTGGATCCCGCGCCGGGCCGGGGAGCGTGCCGCTGTCGAAGCGGGCGCGCTGCCCTCGGTGTTGCCGGGCGGGCGTCCGGCAACCGACCCGCGCGCACGCGCGGAGGTCGCCGCCGCCTGGGGTGTCGCCGAACTCCCGACGCGGTACGGCCGGGACACCGGGCAGATCGTCGAGGCCGCCGCCACCGGAGAGCTCGGGGCCCTGGTGGTGGCGGGCGTCGAGGTCGCCGATCTGCCTGATCCGCCGCGCGCGCGTGAGGCACTCTCCGCAGTGGGCTTCCTGGTGTCGCTGGAGCTGCGGCCCAGCGAGGTCACCGACCGGGCGGACGTCGTTCTCCCGGTCGCCGCCGTCGCCGAGAAGGCGGGCACCTTCGTCAACTGGGAGGGCCGCGTGCGGATGTTCGAGGCCGCGCTGAAGCCCGACCAGATGACCCGCCGGGTGGCACCCACCGACGGGCGGGTGCTCCAGATGCTGGCCGACGCCATGGACGTCCACCTGGGGCTGCCCGATCTGCGCACCACGCGCGCGGAGCTGGACCGCCTCGGGGCGTGGGACGGCGCGAGGGCCCACGAGCCGGTGGAGGTCGCTGCCGGACTGCCGCGCCCGGCCGCCGGGGAGGCCGTACTGGCCGGCCACCGGCTGCTGCTCGACCAGGGTCGCCTCCAGGACGGCGACGAGGCGCTCGCCGGGACGCGGCACGCCGCACGCGCGCGCGTGTCCGCCGCCACGGCCGCCGAGTCGGGCGTCAAGAACGGCGACGTCCTCGCGGTCAGCGGCCCCGCCGGGGTCGTGGAACTGCCGCTGCTGATCACCGAGATGCCCGACCGTGTCGTCTGGCTGCCGCTGAACTCCACCGGCTCGGGCGTCGCCTCCGACACGGGGGCGCTGCCCGGCGCACTCGTCCGTATCGGCCCCGCGACGCTCGCCGCCGAGGCCCCCGAGGAGGTGGAGGCATGA
- the nuoF gene encoding NADH-quinone oxidoreductase subunit NuoF, producing MTLAPEIKGTSPEKLLAPVLSAFWDEDRAWSLDVYRRHEGYEGLRKALAMSPDDVIAYVKESGLRGRGGAGFPTGLKWQFIPQGDGKPHYLVVNADESEPGTCKDIPLLFANPHSLIEGIVIACYAIRSSHAFIYLRGEVVPVLRRLHEAVREAYEAGFLGENILGSGLDLQLTVHAGAGAYICGEETALLDSLEGRRGQPRLRPPFPAVEGLYACPTVVNNVESIASVPAIMQKGKEWFRSMGSEKSPGFTLYSLSGHVTSPGQYEAPLGITLRQLLDMSGGMRSGHRLKFWTPGGSSTPMFTDEHLDVPLDYEGVGAAGSMLGTKALQCFDETTCVVRAVTRWTEFYAHESCGKCTPCREGTYWLVQLLRDIEAGKGVMSDLDKLNDIADNINGKSFCALGDGAASPIFSSLKYFRAEYEDHITGRGCPFDPARSTVWADKDKHAEVNA from the coding sequence ATGACGTTGGCACCCGAGATCAAGGGCACCAGCCCGGAGAAACTGCTCGCACCCGTGCTGTCTGCCTTCTGGGACGAGGACAGGGCATGGTCGCTCGACGTCTACCGAAGGCACGAAGGGTACGAGGGGCTGCGCAAGGCGCTGGCCATGTCACCGGACGACGTCATCGCGTACGTCAAGGAGTCCGGGTTGCGCGGCCGCGGCGGCGCGGGATTCCCGACCGGACTGAAATGGCAGTTCATTCCGCAGGGTGATGGAAAACCACATTATCTAGTTGTCAACGCCGACGAGTCGGAGCCCGGAACGTGCAAGGACATTCCGCTCCTCTTCGCGAACCCGCATAGCCTCATCGAGGGCATTGTCATCGCCTGTTATGCCATCAGGTCTTCGCATGCCTTCATCTATCTGCGTGGTGAAGTCGTTCCCGTCCTGCGGCGGTTGCACGAGGCCGTACGCGAGGCCTACGAGGCCGGCTTCCTCGGCGAGAACATCCTGGGCAGCGGACTCGATCTCCAACTCACCGTGCACGCGGGCGCGGGCGCGTACATCTGCGGTGAGGAGACCGCGCTGCTCGACTCGCTCGAAGGCCGCCGTGGTCAACCGCGGCTCCGTCCCCCCTTCCCTGCTGTCGAGGGCCTCTATGCGTGCCCGACTGTCGTGAATAACGTCGAGTCGATCGCGTCAGTTCCCGCGATCATGCAAAAGGGCAAGGAATGGTTCAGGTCGATGGGCAGCGAGAAGTCCCCCGGCTTCACGCTCTACTCGCTCAGCGGCCATGTCACGAGCCCCGGCCAGTACGAGGCGCCGCTCGGTATCACGCTCCGCCAGCTCCTGGACATGAGCGGCGGAATGCGATCCGGGCATCGCCTCAAGTTCTGGACACCGGGCGGCTCCTCGACCCCGATGTTCACCGACGAGCACCTCGACGTCCCTCTTGACTACGAAGGAGTGGGCGCCGCGGGTTCCATGCTCGGCACGAAAGCACTCCAGTGCTTCGACGAGACGACCTGCGTCGTGCGGGCCGTCACCCGCTGGACCGAGTTCTACGCCCACGAGTCCTGCGGCAAGTGCACACCCTGCCGCGAAGGCACCTACTGGCTGGTGCAGTTGCTGCGCGACATCGAGGCCGGCAAGGGCGTCATGAGCGACCTCGACAAGCTGAACGACATCGCCGACAACATCAACGGCAAGTCCTTCTGCGCCCTCGGTGACGGCGCCGCCTCGCCGATCTTCTCCTCCCTCAAGTACTTCCGCGCGGAGTACGAGGACCACATCACGGGCCGGGGCTGCCCCTTCGACCCGGCCAGATCGACCGTCTGGGCCGACAAGGACAAGCACGCGGAGGTGAACGCATGA
- the nuoE gene encoding NADH-quinone oxidoreductase subunit NuoE, translating to MPQLPAPDYPDDVRARLERDAAEVVARYPDSRSALLPLLHLVQSEEGHVTRTGMRFCAEVLGLTTAEVTAVATFYTMYRRKPSGDYQVGVCTNTLCAVMGGDAIFEALQDHLGVGNGETTGDGKVTLEHIECNAACDFAPVVMVNWEFFDNQTVDSAKRLVDDLRAGTEVEPTRGAPLCTFKDTARILAGFPDERPGAVEASGGAGPASLVGLRLARGETGPARVVHPRNGGPKDEPHDKVHEPSPTEHLSSHDAPQETSASDPAHPAGPAAEEGE from the coding sequence ATGCCCCAACTGCCCGCGCCCGACTACCCGGACGACGTTCGAGCCCGGCTGGAGCGGGACGCCGCCGAGGTCGTCGCCCGCTACCCGGACTCCCGGTCCGCCCTCCTGCCGTTGCTGCATCTCGTGCAGTCGGAGGAGGGCCATGTCACCCGCACCGGCATGCGGTTCTGCGCCGAGGTGCTCGGCCTGACCACGGCCGAGGTCACCGCGGTGGCCACCTTCTACACCATGTACCGGCGCAAGCCCTCCGGTGACTACCAGGTGGGCGTCTGCACCAACACCCTGTGCGCGGTGATGGGCGGCGACGCGATCTTCGAGGCGCTGCAGGACCACCTCGGTGTCGGCAACGGCGAGACCACCGGCGACGGCAAGGTCACCCTGGAGCACATCGAGTGCAACGCGGCCTGCGACTTCGCGCCGGTCGTGATGGTCAACTGGGAGTTCTTCGACAACCAGACCGTCGACAGCGCCAAGCGCCTCGTCGACGACCTGCGCGCGGGAACCGAGGTCGAGCCCACGCGCGGGGCACCGCTGTGCACCTTCAAGGACACCGCGCGGATCCTCGCCGGATTCCCCGACGAGCGGCCGGGGGCCGTCGAGGCGAGCGGCGGTGCGGGACCCGCCTCGCTGGTCGGCCTCCGCCTGGCCAGGGGAGAGACCGGACCCGCGCGCGTGGTCCATCCGCGCAACGGCGGCCCCAAGGACGAGCCGCACGACAAGGTGCACGAGCCGTCACCCACCGAGCACCTCAGCTCGCACGACGCGCCGCAGGAAACGTCGGCCTCGGACCCGGCGCACCCGGCGGGGCCTGCCGCCGAGGAGGGGGAGTGA